One Mucilaginibacter ginkgonis genomic region harbors:
- a CDS encoding glycoside hydrolase family 65 protein translates to MKKIFYLFALFAVSSTTLKAQDAWQIKADKIDPANYYGITVANGMIGIVSSPEPFKVKNVVLAGAYDLYGRGRVSNFLNSFNLLNSYLEINGKRVDARNISNFKQELDMHTAAFTTTFDYGTDASIKYTYYSLRQLPFTVLMDVSVTAKKAITVTAASVMEAPDALKDVQNYYNEIDRPHATISLLTSTAKSPTGKLQLCASNTFLFNEQHGKEPRVIHEMWDNNMHLMKFTRSISPGETYNYGIAGSSITSAHDADPLNQAERLTMFAKLEGKQRLITQHAQAWAELWKSDINIEGDAQAQQDIHSMLYHLYSFSRAGTAYSPSPMGLSGLGYNGHVFWDADLWMYPAVLVLHPEIAKSMVEYRYQRLAMAKQNAFAHGYKGAMFPWESADTGVEETPVWALSGPFEHHITACVGLAAWQYYCVTQDKDWLREKGWPILSATADFWASRVERNGAGHYDIKDVVASDEWAENVNNDAFTNAAAIANLNAASEAASILGIAADADWKNVAMNIPISKLPNGVTREFDSYKGEGIKQADVNLLAFPLKSITDPVQIKKDLEYYETRVPNEGTPAMTQGIFTLLYARLGDGTKAYHWFKDAYIPNLNPPFRVIAETKGGTNPYFATGAGGIVQSVLMGFGGLDITPQGITQIKTSLPPNWTSLTITGVGLAKKTYTVSK, encoded by the coding sequence ATGAAAAAGATATTTTACTTATTTGCGCTCTTCGCGGTTAGTTCAACAACCCTTAAAGCGCAAGATGCCTGGCAGATTAAAGCCGATAAAATAGATCCGGCGAATTATTACGGGATTACCGTGGCCAACGGCATGATAGGTATCGTGTCGTCGCCTGAGCCATTCAAGGTTAAAAATGTGGTACTTGCGGGAGCCTATGACCTGTATGGCCGCGGCAGGGTAAGTAACTTCTTAAACAGCTTCAACCTGTTGAATAGCTATCTGGAGATCAATGGCAAGCGTGTTGATGCTAGAAACATCAGCAACTTTAAGCAAGAGCTTGATATGCACACCGCCGCTTTCACCACCACGTTCGACTATGGAACAGACGCCAGCATTAAATATACTTACTACTCTTTGCGCCAATTACCTTTTACCGTTCTGATGGACGTTTCTGTTACTGCTAAGAAGGCGATAACAGTCACTGCTGCCAGCGTTATGGAGGCGCCGGATGCCTTAAAAGATGTGCAGAACTATTATAATGAAATAGACAGGCCGCACGCAACCATCAGTTTGCTGACCTCAACGGCTAAAAGCCCTACAGGCAAGTTGCAGCTCTGCGCGTCTAACACTTTTCTATTCAATGAGCAGCATGGCAAAGAACCGCGTGTGATACACGAGATGTGGGACAATAACATGCACCTGATGAAATTTACCCGCAGCATTAGCCCCGGCGAAACATATAACTATGGCATAGCCGGTTCATCTATTACTTCTGCGCATGATGCCGACCCATTAAACCAGGCAGAGCGTTTAACTATGTTCGCAAAACTGGAAGGTAAACAAAGGTTGATCACGCAGCACGCGCAGGCCTGGGCCGAGCTTTGGAAAAGCGATATTAACATTGAAGGCGACGCGCAAGCTCAACAGGATATTCACAGTATGTTATACCATCTGTATTCTTTCTCGCGTGCAGGTACGGCTTATTCACCGTCTCCTATGGGTTTATCGGGCTTAGGCTACAACGGACACGTTTTTTGGGACGCCGATCTGTGGATGTATCCAGCTGTTTTGGTGCTGCACCCGGAAATTGCCAAGTCTATGGTGGAATACCGCTACCAACGTTTAGCGATGGCTAAGCAAAACGCCTTTGCCCACGGATATAAGGGGGCGATGTTCCCTTGGGAGAGCGCAGATACAGGTGTAGAAGAGACCCCTGTATGGGCACTAAGCGGGCCATTTGAACACCATATTACTGCATGCGTAGGTTTAGCTGCATGGCAATACTATTGTGTTACACAGGATAAAGATTGGCTGCGCGAAAAGGGCTGGCCTATACTTTCTGCGACAGCAGACTTCTGGGCCAGCCGGGTCGAACGTAACGGCGCAGGACACTACGATATTAAAGATGTGGTAGCTTCTGATGAGTGGGCCGAAAATGTCAATAACGACGCTTTTACCAATGCGGCTGCCATAGCTAACCTGAATGCAGCGTCAGAGGCTGCAAGTATTTTAGGCATCGCTGCAGATGCCGACTGGAAAAACGTGGCCATGAACATTCCAATTAGCAAACTGCCTAATGGCGTCACCCGCGAGTTTGATTCATACAAAGGCGAGGGCATTAAGCAAGCCGATGTAAACCTTTTGGCCTTTCCGCTGAAGAGCATAACCGATCCTGTACAAATAAAAAAAGATTTGGAGTATTATGAAACCCGTGTGCCCAACGAAGGAACGCCAGCCATGACACAAGGTATATTTACGTTGCTGTACGCCCGTTTAGGCGATGGGACAAAAGCTTACCATTGGTTTAAAGACGCATATATCCCTAACCTGAACCCACCATTCCGTGTTATAGCGGAGACCAAG